The Dehalobacter sp. DCM sequence TGCAGAAGCGAGACCACAATGAGCGTGTTCCCTGTGAACAACTCGGCACCTGTAATAACGACCATCATCAGCCCGGTGGCAAATAAGGCACCGGCGAGGGCCTTGCCAACACCGACAGAGGCGATGGTGTGAATGGCTACATTGGAGCCTTCCGCCGCAAAAGCGATGAAGGCTCCAGCCAGTATACCCAGTAAAAGCAGTCTGAATGCCGGTGAATTTGACTTGTTTTTCCCGATCTCAACAAACCCTTCAGTAATCTCCGAAGGTGCTTTAAATAGCTTTTCCATTTCTCCAACTCCAATTATACCTGTATTTATCCTTGTTATAAAGGAAAAATATGACATGAAACAAGGATTTTTCTTACTATTCTGATATATTATTTATCCGAATTCTTTTTTGCTTTCGGCTTGATTTTGAGTCTTTCCGCGGAATGGTCATCCCCTTCATAGAAGTTGATCCAACCGGATGTGTGCTGTTTTGACCAGTCGTACAGATCAACATGATAGGAATTGAGCTTCTCTTCCTCACCGTAGCGTGACATACGGTCATAGGCCTGGACCCAAACGCACTTCTGCTTATTGGGATAAACTTCACACCAGTCGTGATAACTGCCTTCACACGGGCCGTTACGCTGGTTCTTAGGACATTTCCCCATGGGGCAGACATACGCCACATCGGTCAGAGCGCAGTCTCCGCAATCCTGACAGTTATACAGGCAGGATTTGGCGAAATGCTCAATACCGTGAAAGGGCTTTTCCATTGCGGAATCTTTGACAGCATGGCAAATACTTTGCATCGGACCAAAAAATGCTTTGTTGGGTACAAATAGCATTTTATGAACCATTCTGGAAACTTTATAGTTAAGATTAAAGCTCGAATCACTTTTGCCGTAGTCATTGGATTTTTCCGGCTTATTTAAACCGGTCTTCTCATCTTTAGCATAGACATAGAAGCCGTTTTTCTGCGGATAATCAAATTCCTTGACATAATCCAGCCAATTGGCAGCAAGTTCATTGCCGCGGTCAATAACATATTCGATTTGTTCATAGGTGGTATTATGTCCACCGAGGTGAACGCCTTTATAGCCCATACCTTTAAGAATAGCAAAGAGTTTGGCTGCTCTTTCCAGCATGGCTGCTGCGCCTTTGTCGCTGCTTTGTCTTTCTTGATCCAGTTCAGCAACCAGTTTATCCGTAACCACACAGCCCGGGACTTTATTCATGTTCATGGCTTTACCCGCACCATAGGTCAGCAGATAAATATTTCCCATCAGGTTGGCATTGATATTATTGTGTTTGGCATATTGATATAATTCATGGTATTTTCGAACATCATAACCGACCTGAGGAATAATAAATTGGGCACCGTTTTCCACTTTTTTTCTCATTTTGGAGTATTGGAGCATCTGTTCCGCTTCTGTTGCTTTAAAAGGCGAAACAGCCGCACCGGCATAGAAATGAGTCGGTTTAAGTTTCGTACTGCCCTTGGCTGTGGGAAGCTCTAAACCGTCGTTCATTTTAGCTACCATCTTCAGAAGCTGGGTCGAATCCATATCAAATACCGGTTTCGGACGTCCGAAAACGTTCCCGAGGTCATAGTCTCCGGTCAGTACCAGTAGATTATGAAGACCGGAACGTTCCAATGAATCGAGTTGGCTTTCCAACTGGGTACGGTTTTTATCTTTGCAGGCCAGGTGAATCAGGACTTCCATACCGAGGTTTTTTATCTCTCGGCCAATACCCTCAGGCTGGATACCCACGTTACCGCCGGGATTGTCCGTCAAACTGACACCATGGACCTTTTTCCCTTTAGCCGCCTGTTCAGCCAAAAGGAGTGCTTTTTCCTGAGACACTTCACTTGAGCCGCGACCGGGTACAAGCTCCCAAGTAACGATGAACTCGTTAGGATCCAGCATCGCTTTTTTAAAAGCGTTCTCCATTAATATCCCCCTTTTCTTAATAAAATGGTTAGAATAAGATAATAAGTGCATGGGATATCCGGATAAATGGTTGGCAGGTATACCAAAAACATATCCGGATAAGGTATAATATAAATGAAAAATATTGTATACTATTGTATATACAGGCTCTTTGTGTTTATAATATATCATCACCATTTTCAATAGTCAATATATCCTGTATATAACTTGTAAGTTTTTTTGTTTAATTTTGTCATCATACTTCGATATTTGCCTTTCTTCGTCAAATACGAGTACAGCATTCTTATTTCAGAATATCTTAGCGTTTATATAAAAAATAATTATCGTGAAAGGACTAAATCATGATTAAAGTATTATTTCCCAACCAAAATGCAGAGATACACGCTGACGAGAATGAGACCATCGCTGTTGTGAGTTCAAAACTCGGATATCCGCTTGATTTAGTATGCGGCGGCAAGGGGACCTGTCAAAAATGTAAGGTTGAGATCGAAAAAGATGGCCGCCGGCAGGAAGTACTCGCCTGCCAGGAAAAAGTAAGCGATGGACTGATTGTCTATCTCACGGATGACAATATTATTCATCAAGCAACCATATTAACGGAGAGTCTGGAAACAGATATCGTGATTGAATCATCCATACGGAAAATATTTTTAGATAGAAATGCGTTAAAGACACCTGCCTATGAAGGGGATTGGGAGCACATTGCTATCCAGCTGGGATCTGATCTTCAAACACCGGAATTGCCGTTACTGCAAAAATTGTCAGTCCTGATGCAGCGGGAAGATACCGAGGGATTAACCTTTACCATGAAAGATAATACGGTACTGGATATTGAAATTAATAATACTGTCGCTCACAATTACGGATTAGCGGCTGACCTTGGCAGTACATCGGTGGTTATTTATCTGTTTGACTTGAACAATGGCAAGAAATTAGGTACGTATTCCGCTCTCAACGGGCAGATTGCCGAAGGCGCCGATGTTATTTCCAGGATCATGGCAGCCATTAATCATCCGGATGGGATACACCTGCTGCAATCGAAAGTCGTCAATACAATCAATGACCTGATTGACCAGGCTGTTCAGGAAAATCGCATTCAACGGGAGAATATCTATACACTGGTTATTTGCGGGAACAGTGCCATGCAGCACTTATTTCTTGGATTGCATCCCGGGTCTTTAGGCAAATCACCCTATAAAAATGTTATTTTAGGTGATGTTGAAGCATCCGGAAAAGAACTTGGCATCGGGATCAACCCTCACGGTATCGTTCATTTTCTTCCCCTGATCGGTGGTTTTGTCGGAGCGGATACATCTGCGGTTCTGCTGGCCTTGCCAGAGTCGGAGCTTAAAGGAAAGAAATTAATTATTGATCTGGGGACCAATGGCGAAATTCTGCTTGGTAATGGCAAGAAGTGGCTGGCAACATCGTGTGCGGCCGGCCCTGCTCTGGAGGGGGCAACGATCCATTATGGCATGCGCGGTACCAATGGCGCCATCGAACGTGTCAAATTGGCTAACGGTGCGGTTAAAATTGAAGTAATTGGCAAGGAAAAAGCGAAAGGGATATGCGGTTCCGGGATCGTCGACGCCATCGGTGAAATGTTTAAAGCCGGTCTGATCACTGAACAGGGGCGTATGTTGACCCGGGAGAATTATTTGGAGATCTGCTCACCGGAAAATGCCGGGTTTGCAGACAATTTGGATACCGTCGACGGGGTCAGGGTTTTTTATCTCACAGACGAAGATCAAACAGTTGACAAGGGCAGGATCTATATCGATCAAAGGGATATCCGATCCGTTCAATTAGCCAAAAGTGCCCTCTACACCGGCTGTGTTTTATTATTAGACGAATTAGGCATGCACGGAGAGGATTTGGATGAAATCCTTATTGCCGGCGCGTTCGGCAATTATATTGATGCCGATAATGCCCAAGTGGTTGGTTTATTTCCCAAATACGAGAATGTTCCTATCCGTTCCATCGGTAATGCGGCCGGGGCAGGCTCCACAAATTATTTACTCTCTCGGCCCGTACGCTCCGCAACCCCGGGTATATTAGCCACAGTCGGTCATTTTGAGTTGGCAGCCCATCCTTCATTTCAGGAAAAATATTTAGAGAATACAAAATTCGAAAAAATTGGCAATAATTATTAGTGGGTGATGGATTTTTTGATAGGGTTATATGTATAATGATATCAAAATAATTCTCAATTAAGGAGAATAAAATGGAAATACCGATTTATCAGCATATTATTGAAGAAATTAAGAAGAAAATTACCGATGGTATATTGAAGCCGGGTGACGCCATTCCGTCCGAAAATGCCTTATGTGAAACGTATGGCGTCAGTCGGATGACGGTTCGCAAGGGTCTGGCGATTCTTGTCAATGAAGGGTACATCAGTTCTATCCCGGGTAAGGGCAGCTTTGTGAATGAGCCGGACTCGAAACTGTATACGTTATATTATAATGAAATGGCCAATCTCATTAATAGTATTGACTCAACCAAAATGATTGAGGTTAAAATTATCCTGCCGACACCGAAACTCATCGATAGTTTAAATATCCCCCGCAATAAAAAGGTCATCATGTTTAAACGGATCTATTACAGCAATGGAGAAGCGGTAGCTTACGATGAAAAATACCTGATCTATTACAAAGGGATGCCTATCGTCGAAAAGGAAATCAAATACAGAACGTTTCCGGAGATCGTTTCCCAGTACACCTCATTATTTGCCATCAAAAAGGAGTTAACCATATCGGCCCAACTGCCGAGTGAGGAAATCGCGAAGCATCTCTCCCTTTATTCCGTGATGCCGTTATTGGTTGTTGAACAACGGCTTTTCAATACACAGGATAAACCCATCGGTATGGGGATTACGTACTATCGGGGCGATACGTGTAAATTATTTGCCTCTTCGCCGTTCCCGTCTTCTATCGACTGAGTATTGATGGATCATCTTAAAACATCTTCAGATAGTCTTGATGCTATTTACAAGCATAAGGATTAATGCTATTCTTTTCACGCCAAAATAAATAAGACAGTTCGTGATCCATCCTGTCTCTAAACAAAACTAGGGCTGCTGCCGCAAGGCGGTTGGGCACTAGTGTGCCCTTTTTATTTTGGGTAAAAACAGCAAATGTTTAGAATAACGGGATAAACTAAGGAATGATGTGTCGGTTTTATGTTGGCTAATTTATTTAATTGGAGTGAAACGTATGATTTTATTTCTATATTTAGCGGCTATCGTCGTTGCCAATGTGATTACGGCTGCTTTCGTGCCCTTACAGGCGGGTCCCTTTTTGATTCCCTATGGGTCCTGGTTAATCGGGGCGACACTCGTTTTACGAGATATTATCCAAAGGAAATATGGAAGAAAGAAAGCCTATATTGCCATTGTATCCGCTCTGTTGTTATCGGCGCTATCCTCTGTCTTCCTAGGGGATACCTTAGTGATCACAGCCGCTTCGGCCATTTCCTTTTTGCTCTCCGAATCGGCGGATACCGAAATTTACACTCGGTTAAAGGTTCCTTTCCTGGGAAAAGTGTTGACAAGTGGCGTTATCAGCGGAACACTCGATAGTGTCCTCTTTGTCGTCATCGGTTTATCGCCGCTCTTTTCGGGAATATTATCCTGGGATATGATCCCGAATGCCATCCTTGGTCAGCTCATCGTTAAATGCCTCATGCAGGTCATCGGGGTCCTCGTCTTATATGTTATCAAAAATCGCTGGGAGGTTAACAGCAATGCTGGGTAAGGAGATCGATGGACTGTCGCTTTTGGGATCGGGACATACGGATTATGTTTTTGACTATGACCCTGACATATTGGAGTGCTTTGATAATAAGCATCCGGAAAACAACTATTTTGTCAGGCTGAATTGCCCGGAGTTCACGAGCCTTTGCCCGATTACCGGGCAGCCGGATTTTGGGACGATCATTATTAATTATATACCGGATAAAAAACTCGTTGAAAGCAAATCGCTGAAACTTTATCTATTTAGTTTTCGCAATCATGGCAGTTTTCACGAGGATGTCATTAATATCATTTTAAAAGACCTCGTCACCCTGATGGATCCGCGGTATATTGAGGTTATCGGAAAGTTTACTCCCCGAGGAGGCATTTCGATCCACCCCTACAGCAATTATGGACAGAAAGGCACGTCGTGGGAACAGTTTGCAGAACAGAGGCTGCTTTCGGTTAAAATAGATTGAGTATCATAACCTGGCCCCAAACCATAGACGCCAAAATAAAACGGGCGTCTTCTGTTTTTGACGAGATAATAATCACTTCGACATCAGGGGGAAAAGCACGAGTAACTCTACCAAGTACCAGTGCAAAAACCTACTACCTCGAATAATCTTTGCTTAATGTATAAAATCAGAGTGATTTTCATTATTTACATCTAAACCATTTATATATTGTTTTGGATTTTGTTC is a genomic window containing:
- a CDS encoding methylenetetrahydrofolate reductase C-terminal domain-containing protein; protein product: MENAFKKAMLDPNEFIVTWELVPGRGSSEVSQEKALLLAEQAAKGKKVHGVSLTDNPGGNVGIQPEGIGREIKNLGMEVLIHLACKDKNRTQLESQLDSLERSGLHNLLVLTGDYDLGNVFGRPKPVFDMDSTQLLKMVAKMNDGLELPTAKGSTKLKPTHFYAGAAVSPFKATEAEQMLQYSKMRKKVENGAQFIIPQVGYDVRKYHELYQYAKHNNINANLMGNIYLLTYGAGKAMNMNKVPGCVVTDKLVAELDQERQSSDKGAAAMLERAAKLFAILKGMGYKGVHLGGHNTTYEQIEYVIDRGNELAANWLDYVKEFDYPQKNGFYVYAKDEKTGLNKPEKSNDYGKSDSSFNLNYKVSRMVHKMLFVPNKAFFGPMQSICHAVKDSAMEKPFHGIEHFAKSCLYNCQDCGDCALTDVAYVCPMGKCPKNQRNGPCEGSYHDWCEVYPNKQKCVWVQAYDRMSRYGEEEKLNSYHVDLYDWSKQHTSGWINFYEGDDHSAERLKIKPKAKKNSDK
- a CDS encoding GntR family transcriptional regulator; this translates as MEIPIYQHIIEEIKKKITDGILKPGDAIPSENALCETYGVSRMTVRKGLAILVNEGYISSIPGKGSFVNEPDSKLYTLYYNEMANLINSIDSTKMIEVKIILPTPKLIDSLNIPRNKKVIMFKRIYYSNGEAVAYDEKYLIYYKGMPIVEKEIKYRTFPEIVSQYTSLFAIKKELTISAQLPSEEIAKHLSLYSVMPLLVVEQRLFNTQDKPIGMGITYYRGDTCKLFASSPFPSSID
- a CDS encoding VUT family protein, which produces MILFLYLAAIVVANVITAAFVPLQAGPFLIPYGSWLIGATLVLRDIIQRKYGRKKAYIAIVSALLLSALSSVFLGDTLVITAASAISFLLSESADTEIYTRLKVPFLGKVLTSGVISGTLDSVLFVVIGLSPLFSGILSWDMIPNAILGQLIVKCLMQVIGVLVLYVIKNRWEVNSNAG
- the queF gene encoding preQ(1) synthase, which codes for MLGKEIDGLSLLGSGHTDYVFDYDPDILECFDNKHPENNYFVRLNCPEFTSLCPITGQPDFGTIIINYIPDKKLVESKSLKLYLFSFRNHGSFHEDVINIILKDLVTLMDPRYIEVIGKFTPRGGISIHPYSNYGQKGTSWEQFAEQRLLSVKID
- a CDS encoding ASKHA domain-containing protein, which gives rise to MIKVLFPNQNAEIHADENETIAVVSSKLGYPLDLVCGGKGTCQKCKVEIEKDGRRQEVLACQEKVSDGLIVYLTDDNIIHQATILTESLETDIVIESSIRKIFLDRNALKTPAYEGDWEHIAIQLGSDLQTPELPLLQKLSVLMQREDTEGLTFTMKDNTVLDIEINNTVAHNYGLAADLGSTSVVIYLFDLNNGKKLGTYSALNGQIAEGADVISRIMAAINHPDGIHLLQSKVVNTINDLIDQAVQENRIQRENIYTLVICGNSAMQHLFLGLHPGSLGKSPYKNVILGDVEASGKELGIGINPHGIVHFLPLIGGFVGADTSAVLLALPESELKGKKLIIDLGTNGEILLGNGKKWLATSCAAGPALEGATIHYGMRGTNGAIERVKLANGAVKIEVIGKEKAKGICGSGIVDAIGEMFKAGLITEQGRMLTRENYLEICSPENAGFADNLDTVDGVRVFYLTDEDQTVDKGRIYIDQRDIRSVQLAKSALYTGCVLLLDELGMHGEDLDEILIAGAFGNYIDADNAQVVGLFPKYENVPIRSIGNAAGAGSTNYLLSRPVRSATPGILATVGHFELAAHPSFQEKYLENTKFEKIGNNY